CAAGACAGTTCCTGGAACTCTGTTTGCCAAGTCTTGGTGGGTACGGCGCACTCAGACCTGTTGTTTTGGGGACACAAATAACTCAATGCCTAAGAACTCAGGGTCTGGATTCAGAAAGACCTGGACTCAGGTCTTAGGCAGTCACTTACCCTCTGGGGGGCCCTGGGAAAATGAGGTCATCATTCAGAGGCTTCGTTTCCTTATGTGGAAAATGGGGGTAAGAAGAGCACCGAGGGGAATGTGGTGTTGGGTACCCAATGGGGAGAGGCCATTTCCGCCCCTGTAACTGAGGGACCCTGAATGGCCATGTGTCAGGCTATAGGAACAGGAGAGGGCTTGGTACAGAGGGGACAAACAGTTGTATAGGGGTCTCAGGGCTCGGGTGGTCTCTGGCTCCAGCCCTTCTCTCTGGCACCTACTTACAAGGGCAAGAACTTGGTCCTCTTCATTCCTCCCCAGATCCAGAGCTCGGAGGAGGGTCTCCAGTACACACAGGACCTGGCCAGCACCTTCGGGGATGTGTGCTGCTGGTGGGTGGGGCCGTTGTATCCGGTTGTCCGCATCTTCCACCCCACCTTCATCAAGCCTGTCCTCTTGGCCCCAGGTAGATGCGTGCTGCTCACAGCTTGCTGCTCCTGAGCTCTGTGCTGCCTTCAGGTGCCGGGTGACTGAGCAGGCAGACAGAAGAGCTATGGGGAGGGTCTGCTGCCCCTGACACACCTGATCCCAACTGTCTGACCTTGGTCATGTCCGGTCACATCTAGGGCATGTCTGTGTCACAACTGCTGTGTGGCCATGTTGGGTGTATTTTTGCACCTGGGACCATTTGGGGATGGCCTCAGTCATATCTGGGCTTAGCTGTAGCCCAAGACATCAGGGCCTGTTGGGGTCTATCTGAGATGCCATTTGAGATTGTGCAGGTGTCTTGTTGGTCATGTGGGGGCCATGTTTGGGCTTGGCCTATGCTAGTGCTGAGCTGTGTCTGGGACCCAGACTCCTCTGTGAAGTGTCTGGGAGGTTATTTTAATCTTGTGTGAGGTAGGTCCAAGGCATGTCCAGTCACATGTTGGCCATATCTGGGGCATTAATGAGTCCATATTTAAATTCTATCTGGGACTTGTTTGTGTGATATTCTGAGGTCATGTCAGATGGCTCTGGTCCATATCAGAGCATGTAGTGTCATGTAATGGACATGTTAGGCTGTGTCAGGTATGTTGTGGCCATGGTGGGGCATGTTAGCACATGTTTGGACCATGTCAGCAGTCTCAGATCCATGCCAGAGCATGTTATGGACATGTCATGGTGTGCTATATATGTTGTTGCCATGTTGGGACATGTTGGTTTCATGTTAGCTGTTTCAGGTCCACGTCAGGAGATCTCAGAGGGGGCTGGGCCATGCCAGGGCTTCCTTGGTCCATGTAATGCATTGTAGGGTGTTGGGCTGTGCTTGGCATTTCAGAAATATTGGATGTGGAGGAGACATGTCCAGGCATGTTGAGATGTGTTGTGCCATGTTAGGGTGTGTCTCGCATGTTGGGGTGTCTTTGTGAGCTTGCCTTTGCTCTTCTTTCACCGCTTCAGCCTATTCTGGTCCCGACTTGCCTCCTCCCTGCTTCTTCTGCCCTTGGCCCCATTTCTGGTGTGCTAGGCTTGGAGGGGGGTGCAGACCCTTGGCTGGGAGCCCACACCCCCACCCAGAGTCCCTCTCTTGCCTCTCTCCATGGTCCCTGATGGCGTCCATTCATGTCAGCTGCCATCGCACCCAAGGACGTGGTCTTCTACGGTTTCCTGAAGCCCTGGTTGGGTGAGTAACTGAAGGGGATTGGGGATAGTCGTGGGATCCAGATGAAGGTGCTGCCCTTGCCCAGTGCCTGTGGCTGCCCCAACTAGGGGAAGGGCTCCTGCTGAGTAGTGGTGACAAGTGGAGCCGCCACCGCCGCATGCTGACACCCGCCTTCCACTTCAACATCCTGAAACCCTATGTGAAGATCTTCAATGAAAGCGTGAACATCATGCATGTGAGTCCCATGAacccagagtccctgatggaTCCTTGAGGAAAGGGGCCCCAAACAGATCTGGTCTTGAGTCCTGGATCTGCTGGGTAGCTTTGGGGCCATTGTTCTTCcttcctaagcctcagttttctcatttgtaaattggGAATAATGATCTCCGCTTTGAAGGATGTTCAAGATGACACAATGGAATCATgtccctggcacacagtaggtgcacaGAACATATTAGTGTCTATGTTCCCCACTCTGAATCCTGTTACAGTGTTGATGATAACGGTGAAAATTGCATAGTAGCTATACCGAGTATATGAACCACTTTGAAACTCACTGGCTTAAAATAATTAGCATTTGCTATTGCTCATGAATCTACTGGTCAGCTGGGCCATGTTTTGGTCTTGGCTGggtttcctcatgcatctgtggtCAAGTGTGGCTCAGGTAGGAAGCCCTGCTGATCCAGCCTGGGCTCTTTCACATCTTTGGGGTTTGGCTGGCCACAGGCTGATCTAGGATGACTTTGATTGGGACAACTGGTCTCCTCCTTGTGATTTCTCACCCTCCAGCTGGCAGCCCAACCTTGTTCACATGGTGAAGGCATGGTTCCAAAAGAGTGAGATTAAGCTGCAATGCCTCTTGAGGTCTAGGTTTAGAATTATAACACCATTATTTTCACCAGGTTCTATTGGCTACAGCAAGTCCCATGACCATCCCAGAGCCAAAGGGTTGGGGAATAGGCTACACCTCCTAATGGAAGTTGCTGCAAAGTCATTGCAAAGGGTCTGGATATAGGGAGAGGTAAAGAATAGGAAATGAGTGTCTGGGATTTGCAAAATGATAAATTAGCTTATTATTTTATGGGTTCTGCTGGAAGACATGAATATCCTTGGTCAGAGACAAAGGGTCTTTTTATTCACAGCACAGCAGGCAGCATGTGCGTCATGTTGGTTTACATCCTTTCCCCAAGCCACCCAAATCCCATGGGAGCAACACAGGTGGACCTAGATGGATGCAGTATGTTGTAATACTGGGGAGGAACATTGAGCTTAGGGAATCTGCAACTTTCATAGTAAGCAGAACGAAGCCTGATTTTTGTCCAAGGGGAGACATTTCCTCATCCCTCATGTTTCTCATTGCAAACACATGTCTAAAAAATGGCCCAAGTAGAGTACAAGGGCCTTGGATTCCTGACATAGCCAGGAAGAATGTGCAGGGATGCTAAGGGCCATGGAGGACTACCTCTCCTGACATAAAGGACATTTTTGCAATCAGTCTAGAAcaaggatgatgatgatgaagatgatgtaAGCACTCACAGTAGGCCAGAAATTGTGTACCATTTCATGACATACACTGACTAACTCAATTCTCACAGCCCTGTGAGGCACAGATGGTTATTTTTGCTCCATTACAGATGATAATACTATGGCTCAGAGAGATTAGGCAGCTTGTCTATGTTCACTCAGCTAGTAAATgggctagtaagtggtggagctggaagGAAAGACACCTTAACTATCAGTGAACATTTAACATTTGGGATCCAAAGGGTGTCAAGGAGCTGATCAAGGGTACATAGAGcataagaggcagagctgggtcttgaacccaggtctcctgactcccagCAGTAAGGTCTTCACATCTTAATAGTGACAGCTTCAACTCCCACCCTAGCCTGGTCCACTCTAAGGATGGGTGCCTTGGATGGAGGACCTAGAATTTGGTTTCTGGGTGGGGTTCATGTTGGTGATTGGGCTAGGGAGGGGGTCTCTGAGGAGACAGAGAtcagtcccagctctgccccctTTTCTGTCCAGGCCAAGTGGAAGTGTCTGGTCTCTGGTGGCAGCACCCGTCTGGACATGTTTGAGCACATCAGCCTCATGACCCTGGACAGTCTGCAGAAATGTGTCTTCAGCTTTGACAGCCACTGCCAGGAGTGAGTTGAAGCCTGGATCTGGGAACTTGGACCACTGACCTAAGGGAGTAGGTGGGGAGGAAGGACTGAGCAGGGCAATCAGAAGAGCCTTCCTGGAGGAGATGAGTCAGAGTTGGGCACTGAAGgacagagaatgggagaaaagaagGCTCTTTTCAGGTAAGGTAGGTGGAAATGTTTAAGTAAAGATAAGAAGGCTAGGATAAGCACAGCATGTGCAACAGTGAGGGGACACCTTGGAAATGAGGttgaagagggaggaaggggctAGATCTTAAGGATATTAAAGAGCTAGGCAAAAAGGTATGGACTTTATCTTGGGGTCTCCATGGAGCCATGGGAGGCATTTGAGCAGATGAGGGGCATGGTCAGGGCTTAGCTTTAGAATTTTGTGTCTGTGGAAGACTGACTGTCGTGTAGACATGTGATGTGTTGATGTTGAATAGTCAGGATACCAGGCAGGAGGCTGGGCCCATGACCAgctgggagaggaagaaaagtgtGAGCTACATGGACAGTTTGTGGAAAGAAAAGGGGCCAGTGAGAGTGGTTAGCAGGATGGCCAAGCTCTTCCTGGGGCCTGGGGCCTGAGGCCTGCAGACAGCTCACTGAGATCGggatgcagaagagaaagaagtGTGGCGCCATCTCCTGGCTCATCCCCACCGTGCATCTTTGGGATAATCTTCTGAATGCTCAGTTTCCTGATGGGAGGTAGAGTCTGGCTTCTGGGTGGGAGGCGCACCCTGGGCTTTAGGTGTGTGAAGTTGCTGCCTTCCTTCTTGCCCTTGTCCTGCAGGAAACCCAGTGAATATATTGCTGCCATCTTGGAGCTCAGTGCCCTTGTGGCGAAACGGCACCAGCAGATCTTCTTGCACTTCGACTTCCTGTATCATCTCACTACCGATGGGCGCCGCTTCCGCAAGGCCTGCCGCCTGGTACACGACTTCACAGATGCTGCCATCCAGGAGCGGCGCCGCACCCTCTCAGAACAGGGTGTCGATGACTTCCTCGaggccaaggccaaggccaagACTCTGGACTTCATCGATGTGCTCCTGTTGAGCAAGGTTTGTTTTCATATGTTCTGGTTTGAGAACTGGGCAAGACTTTAATTTCAAATGTCAGATAGAGGAGCTTGAAGGTGATCCAGAGGGTACTTGGGAGCCATAGAAGGTTTCTGAGGAAGGGAGGGCTATTGTACGAGTTGTTTTAGAggattgtataaaaaaaaaaattttttttttttcgtggaaTGCAACCTGCAGGACTGCTAAATCTGGAACTGTGAAGGGTCTAAGATTTTACTCTGCTTAACGAACTAATAATTTACACTGCAGTAGAGTATATCTGTGTTTATTTAACATATAATATAcatgctggtacagtggttaaaatcttGTCTGCTTACCAAagtttggcattttgaatccaccagttgctccttggaaaccctatgggacagttctactctgtcctatagggtcattatgagtcagaatggactagatggcgTTGGACTTTTTATTAGTGTCACATTGGCTCCTACTCATATGTAAAACTATTATGTACAAACCCTTatctataacagaatgaaatgttgcccaatcctatgccatcttcacaatttttggtgaatttgagtccattgttgtggccactgtgtatttttaatGCCTTCTGACCTAcaaggctcattttccagcactacacTGGACAATGTTCTCCTGTGATCCGTAGggctctcactggctgattttcagaaataaattgccaggcctttcttcccagtctggcaTAGTCTGAACTCTtccctgaaacctgcccaccatggttaccctgctggtacttaaaataccagtaacatagcttccagcatcataacaacatgcaagtcaccacaataaaacagactgacagatgggtagtggatatatagatatgtgtatattatattatatttgaCTTCTGCGTCAGAATAGGCCATTTATTTCACAGCAATAACAGCATCCAGAGTAGCATCATAGTGCTGGCTCCCCATTTCCAAATGATCCCAAGGGCCACGATGTGGGCCCAATTATTCACCGGTACAAACCACAGAGTTTGTACCATAGGAGATGACCCCCACACTATCAGTCTTCTAGTTTATATAGAACAGGTGGCACATCTGCCCTCCTCTCCTCCAAAGAGATGGAGAGGGAAGAGTGAGTGACCTTTGTTCTGGAGTATAAACAAATCCTCTCCAGAGAGAGGGCTGAGTTTACAACTCCTGACATGTAAGCAAATGCCTCTCGGGGAGATAAGACTGGACTTCCTACTCTAGGTTATGAGCAAATGGCTCTGGAGCAAACCATAGTCTCTAATATCCAGGAGTAGTCGTTCAATGGAACCCAGGGTGCCAgtggttttttttcttcagaaagcCCTCATCATGCAGAAACATGTAAATATTCATGGAACATTGAATCCTTCCACTAGGGATGAAAGGAGAGGCAAGGAGAATGACTAGGAGGCCTGGGCGGAAGGGGCTTTAGAGATGGAGAGGAAGGGGGCCTAGCACTGCAGGTTGGGCTTGGGTTTCTGGAAGGAAGATGAATCTTTGCAGATGGGCTCAGTCAGAGTGTCGACttccactcatggtgatcctgtgcCCCccaaaacgaaacattgcctggtgctCCGCCATCTTCATAATAGTTGATGCGCTTGAGTCCttggttgtggccactgtgtattttgagtgtcttctagcctagaggactcatcttccagcactatgttggacaATGTTCTTGTTATGGATGGAGCTGTGTCCgccaaaagtatctgtcaacttagctaggccatgattcccagtattgtgtgactgtccaccattttatcatgtgatgtgattttcctatgtgttgtaaatcctatctctatgatgttagtgaggtgggattagtgcagctatgttaatgaggcaggactggattgtgtcttgagccaatctcttttgagatataaaagagagaatcgagcagagagacggggagacctcataccaccaagaaagtatagACAGGAGCACGTGTCCTTtcgacctgaggtccctgtgctgagaagctcctagtccaggggaagactgatgacaaggaccttcctacagagccaacagagagagaaagccttcccctggagctagcaccctgaattcggaattCTAGTTTAccggactgtgaaagaataaatctctcttttttaaagccatccacttgtaatgTTTCGTTATAGCAGGACAAGATGAATAACacagttctgttgtgatccaaaaggttttcactggttaattttcagaagtagattgccaggccttccttcctagtctgtctttgtctgctgAAACCCGACCACTGTGTGTGACTCtgaaggttaggttcagggaacCTTAGAGCTGGTGTGATTCAGGAATGATAAACCCAGTGCATCAGGGATGATAGTGGTCTTTTTTTCTCCAGGATGAAGATGGGAAGGAGTTGTCAGATGAGGACATCCGAGCAGAAGCCGACACCTTCATGTTTGAGGGTGAGGGTCCCAGCATGGAATTGCATTGGGGCCAGGGGTTGTCTCCTTCCCAGAGCTTGGTGGGTGGACCCTAGGACCTCCCCCCGCCGCCCTGGTTTACCTTCCCCCACCCTAACTGAGGACCTCAATGCTAGGGAGCTGTCCACCCTCTGGTGCTGAAGCAGCCCAGTGACCCAAGTCTGCCTGTCTGCCCTCAGGCCATGATACCGCTGCCAGCAGCATCTCCTGGGTCCTGTACAACCTTGCCAAGCACCCAGAATACCAGGAGCGCTGCCGGCAGGAGGTGCAAGCCCTCCTGGAGGACCGCAAGCCAGATGAGATTGAATGGTGAGTGCAGATTCTCATGACCTGTTCCTTGACCACCTTTCCTTGGCTCTGGTGGGGACGGGAGAAAGATCTTTCTACTGATTCTGTCCTAATTGCTTAGTAAGAATAGGAACAGAGGCCAGATGCAAGGCCTGGTACCCAGCATGGTCGGGGGGGAAAGGTTGTGGCTTTCGAGTCAGTAAGATCTGGTCTGTCGGGAGAATAGCGACAACGTATGAGGGCGGTTGTCACTTAGCCCGTGTTCAGTAAACGAACTTCCCCTCCACCTCCCTTGTTTTTCTCCTTGAAATCACAGTTTTTCAAAGATCTTTACTCCCTTGGATGTTTGCCCTTCTCCCCCCCCCTAATTTCTACCCTAATTTCCAGTCCAGGGATTCACATGGGACATCTGGGGGTAAAAGTCTCCCATTTCTTGTCCAGGAACACCTGCATCAGTATCCATCCAGTCTTCACCCAGCAGACACTCCCTCACTGTGCCCAACTCAATATCCTTCCCCAATGCTATGCCCAGCTCCATTCTGTGCCCTGGAGTCCCAGGAATGACCTATTCCCAGGTCCTGTGTTCCAGAAGTTCCCAGCCCGGTGTGGAAACAGTCCCAGGCCAGGACAGTCCCAACTTTTGTGGATAGCACTGGGGTTCAGAGAGAGAAGAAGCTGGGCTGGGGATGGGATGGAGAAGATGCCTTAACTGAGACCTTGAATGATTGTTAGTAGCCGTTTAGGTGCAATTGGGAAGAGTGCTCTAGGCCAAGGAAACAGCCCAAGCAAAGGCCAAGAAAACAGCGGCAGAGAAAGAggtagagggaggaagagagagagaggtgaaCTTAATTCGTTAGGTAAACTacccaggaaaaaataaaaaagcaaaccagttgccgttgagttgatatgtgtataaatttttgaccccatgtgtgtcagagtacaaatgctcataaggttttcaatggctgtaacctttttttgtgtgtgtatgtatgtgtgtgctttaggtgaaagtttacagctcaagttaatttctcattaaaaaatttatatgcatattattttgtgacatgggttgcaatccccacgatgtgacagcacactccccctttccaccctgagtttccatttgaccagttcctgtcccttcctgctttctcatcttgcctctggacaggagctgcccatttggtcttgtatatctgattgaactaagaagcacgttcctcacatgtatcattttttgctttatagttctgtctaatctttgtctgacaagtgggctttgggaatggtttcagttctggattaacagagggttcctccaatctctgtcagaccattaagtctggtcttttaaagtgactttgaattctgttctacatttttctcctgctgtgtcctctactctctgttgtgttccctgtcagggtggtcattggtgatagctgggcaccatctagttcttctggtgttaggctggtgaagtctcttggttcatttggtcctttagtctcttaggctagtattttccttgtgtctttctcCATTGtgtgttttctccattctcctttgctctgagtgggatgggaccaatagatgtattttagatatcCCACTTTGAGTATCGTCTGATTCTAATCTTTGGAAGTATTTTTTTCAGATTTACTTATAAAAAtacattatatatttaaaaagtaaccttttctctgtttcgtGTTGCAAAAGattgccttttaattttttttgaacttCTTCATAATTTTTATGAAGCCAAATTTATCCATCTTTTCTTTTACAGACAAACTATCCATTCATTCTCCAGGGTTTTATGGGACAGCCTCCTTTATTAGATGCTAAGTTTTTACGTATTCATGTGTCTGTCTCCTAACTTTCTAGTTCCTTAATTGTCCTGTTCTTGCAACAGTGCCTTACAGTGTTGTAATAGGTCTTAAATCTGGTAGAATGAGTTCTGtccctttcatttttaatttttaaattgtccTAGGTCTTCATGATCTTTCACTCTTCCAGAAAACTTTTAGAGTAGGTTTGTCAAGTTCCTAAGAAAATCAGCTAGATTTTTATTTGTATTGACTGTATGACAGATTTCTGGACAATGGGACACTTTGTGATATTAACACATACCATACCAGAGTAgagaatggatatccagttattcatATAACCTTATCTTTTAATAGAGTAGAAAATGTCTGCTTAGAGATCTTATGCATGCTTTGTTAAATGACCCTTTGATACTTTTGTTGCTAGGGGTATAGTGTCTTCTATTGGTATTTCTTTTGGATTGAGTGAGCTTTATAAACGCATTTggaatatgttattgttgttaggtgtcgtagagtcacttccgactcatagcgaccctatgcacaacagagcgagacactgccaggtcctgcaccatccttacagaacaatcactgttatgcttgagctcattgctgcagctgctgtgtcaacccaccttgtcgagggccttcttctttttcactgactcagtactttgccaagcatgatgtccttctccagggactgatccctcctgacaacatgtccaaagtatgtaagatgcagtttcaccgtctttgcttctaaggagcattccggttgtacttcttctaagacagatttgttcattcttttggcagtctatggtgtattcaatattcttcgccaacaccacaattcaaaggcatcaattctttttcggacttccttattcgttgtccagctttcacgtgcatatgatgcaattgaaaataccatggcttgggtcaggtgcaccttagtcttcaaggtgacatctttgctcttcaacactttaaagagatccttcgcagcagatttacccaatgcaatatgtcttttggtttcttgactgctgcttccatggctgttgattgtggatccaagtaaatgaaatccttgacaacttcagtcttttctccgtttatcatgatgccacttattggtctagttgtgaggatttttgttttgttatgccgaggtgcaatccgtactgaaggctgtggtctttgatcttcattagtaagtgcttcaagtcctcttcactttcagcaagcaaggttgtgtcatctgcataacgcaggttgttaatgagtcttccttcaatcctgatgccccgttcttcttcatatagtccagcttcctgtattatttgctcagcatatagattgaataagtatggtgaaagaatacaacactgatgcacacctttcctgactttaaaccaatcactatccccttgttctgtccggacaactgcctcttgatctatgtaaaggttcctcatgagcacaattaagtgtcctggaattcccattcctcccaatgttatgcataatttgtgatgatccacacagttgaatgcctttgcatagtcaataaaacacaggtaaacatccttctggtattctctgctttcagccaagatccatctgacatcagcaatgatatccctcgttccacgtcctcttctgaaatcggctTGAACTTctcacagttccctgtcaatatactgctgcagctgtttttgaatgatcttcagcaaaattttgcttgtgtgtagtgttaatgatattgttgtataatttgcacatttggctggatcacctttcttgggaataggcataaatatggatctcttccagtcagttggccaggaagctgtcttccatatttcttggcatagacaagtgagcacctccagcactgcatctgtttgttgaaacatctcagttgatattccaccaattcctggagacttgtttttcggcaatgccttcagagcagcttggacttcttccttcattaccatctgttcttgatcatatgccacctctttaaatggttgaacatcgactaattcttttcgatataatgactctgtgtattccttccaacttcttttgatgcttcctgtgtcgtttaatattttccccatagaatccttcactattgcaactcaaggcttgaattttttcttcagttctttcagcttaagaaacgccgagggtgttcttcccttttggttttccatctccagctctttgcacaaaaatactttactttgtcttcttgagcggccctttgaaatcttctgttcagttcttttacttcatcaattcttccttttgcattagctgctgtacattccagagcaagtttcagagtctcctctgacatccatcttggtcttttctttctttcctgtcatttcaatgacctcttgcttccttcatggatgatgtccttgatgtcattccacaactcgtctggccttcagtcacgagcattcaatgtgtcaaatctattcttcaggtggtctctaaattcaggtgggatatactcaaggtcatattttgggtcccgtggacttgctctgattttcttcagtttcaacttgaacttgcatatgagcaattgatggtctgttccacagttggcccctggccttgttctgactgataatattgagcttttccatcgtctctttccacagatgtagtcaatttgatatctgtgtgttccgtctggtgaggtccatgtgtatagtcactgtttatgttggtgaaagaaggtagttgcaatgaagaagttgttggtcttgcaaaattctatcattcgatctcgagcattgtttctatgaccaaggccattattttccaactactgatccttcttctttgtttccaactttcgcattccaatcaccagtaattatcaatgcagcttgattgcatgttcaatcaatttcagaccacagcagctgataaaaatcttctatttcttcatctttggcctattggttggtgtgcaaatatgaataatagttgtattaactggtcttccttgtaggtgtatagatattatcctatcactgacagtgttgtacttcaggatagatcttgaaatgttctttttgacgatgaatgcaacatcattcctcttcaagttgtcattcccagcatagtggagtatatgattgtccgattcaaaatggccaataccagtccatttcagctcactaatgcttaggatattgatgtttatgcgttctatttcatttttgaccatttccaattttcgtagattcatacCTCGTATATTCAGGTtccgatttttaatggatgtttgcagctgtttcttctcattttgagtcgtgctacatcagtgaatgaaggtcccaaaagcttt
This DNA window, taken from Elephas maximus indicus isolate mEleMax1 chromosome 3, mEleMax1 primary haplotype, whole genome shotgun sequence, encodes the following:
- the LOC126072305 gene encoding cytochrome P450 4F3-like isoform X1, encoding MSLFNLSWLGLWPGAASPWLLLLLAMASWLLARFLAWSYTFNDICRRLRCFPQPPLRNWFLGHLGLIQSSEEGLQYTQDLASTFGDVCCWWVGPLYPVVRIFHPTFIKPVLLAPAAIAPKDVVFYGFLKPWLGEGLLLSSGDKWSRHRRMLTPAFHFNILKPYVKIFNESVNIMHAKWKCLVSGGSTRLDMFEHISLMTLDSLQKCVFSFDSHCQEKPSEYIAAILELSALVAKRHQQIFLHFDFLYHLTTDGRRFRKACRLVHDFTDAAIQERRRTLSEQGVDDFLEAKAKAKTLDFIDVLLLSKDEDGKELSDEDIRAEADTFMFEGHDTAASSISWVLYNLAKHPEYQERCRQEVQALLEDRKPDEIEWDDLAHLPFLTMCIKESLRMYPPVTIISRCCTQDIVFPDGRVIPKGVICLISIFGTHHNPSVWPNPEVYDPFRFNSENTQKRSPLAFIPFSAGPRNCIGQTFAMTEMKVVLALTLLRFRVLPDRTEPRRKPELVLRAEGGLWLQVEALNSGPQ
- the LOC126072305 gene encoding cytochrome P450 4F3-like isoform X2, encoding MSLFNLSWLGLWPGAASPWLLLLLAMASWLLARFLAWSYTFNDICRRLRCFPQPPLRNWFLGHLGLIQSSEEGLQYTQDLASTFGDVCCWWVGPLYPVVRIFHPTFIKPVLLAPAAIAPKDVVFYGFLKPWLGEGLLLSSGDKWSRHRRMLTPAFHFNILKPYVKIFNESVNIMHAKWKCLVSGGSTRLDMFEHISLMTLDSLQKCVFSFDSHCQEKPSEYIAAILELSALVAKRHQQIFLHFDFLYHLTTDGRRFRKACRLVHDFTDAAIQERRRTLSEQGVDDFLEAKAKAKTLDFIDVLLLSKDEDGKELSDEDIRAEADTFMFEGHDTAASSISWVLYNLAKHPEYQERCRQEVQALLEDRKPDEIEWDDLAHLPFLTMCIKESLRMYPPVTIISRCCTQDIVFPDGRVIPKGTHNERCHLPHQHLWDPSQPLCVAKP